One genomic region from Streptomyces sp. NBC_01304 encodes:
- a CDS encoding TetR/AcrR family transcriptional regulator — MPTDTHTSAAKARTPGTPPDASEGAGPRFRAEARQGILDAARLVFQEDGHDARLEVIARRAGVGIATLYRRFPTREDLLREVCLDVMHDVTEETARAEQEEPDAWSALVRVLHYCVSTHAAGMLPVAAGRFLKTEEVLGARTAYVDALSGLLDRARAEGALKAQVNHVDILLMLALISRPLPGADADFAQQLAHRYLGLLIPALSAPESAELAEPRLDQDALDALWNGTDVAAAPAEQTGKTGAKSKKTPARRGKPKE, encoded by the coding sequence ATGCCGACCGATACACACACGTCAGCGGCGAAGGCACGCACGCCGGGCACGCCGCCCGACGCGAGCGAAGGGGCGGGGCCGCGGTTCCGTGCCGAGGCGCGGCAGGGCATCCTCGACGCCGCCCGCCTGGTCTTCCAGGAGGACGGGCACGACGCCCGCCTGGAAGTCATCGCCCGCCGGGCCGGCGTGGGCATCGCGACGCTGTACCGCCGCTTCCCGACGCGCGAGGACCTGCTGCGCGAGGTCTGCCTGGACGTCATGCACGACGTCACCGAGGAGACCGCGCGCGCCGAGCAGGAGGAGCCCGACGCCTGGAGCGCCCTGGTGCGGGTGCTGCACTACTGCGTGTCGACGCACGCGGCGGGCATGCTGCCGGTCGCGGCGGGCCGCTTCCTCAAGACCGAGGAGGTGCTGGGAGCGAGGACGGCGTACGTCGACGCGCTGTCCGGCCTGCTCGACCGGGCGCGCGCCGAGGGCGCGTTGAAGGCCCAGGTCAACCACGTGGACATCCTGCTGATGCTGGCCCTGATCTCCCGGCCGCTGCCCGGCGCGGACGCCGATTTCGCCCAGCAGCTCGCCCATCGCTACCTCGGGCTGCTCATCCCGGCCCTGAGCGCACCGGAGTCGGCCGAACTGGCCGAACCGCGCCTGGACCAGGACGCGCTGGACGCCCTGTGGAACGGCACGGACGTGGCGGCCGCCCCCGCCGAGCAGACCGGAAAGACCGGCGCGAAGAGCAAGAAGACACCGGCCCGCCGCGGCAAGCCCAAGGAGTAG
- a CDS encoding winged helix-turn-helix transcriptional regulator: MTASSGGVIQTATAQGATATVQAAAVQAAAVPTTAVQTATGQRAAPGSGPPPHLATARALVDVISGKWDLAIMIELWPESRRHAELGRATGVERKQLTRVLRRLEGSGLVDRTVETAQSPVRVRYGLTARGRELLRSIDELARWWATGDSGSAARLCG; the protein is encoded by the coding sequence GTGACGGCGAGTTCGGGCGGCGTGATCCAGACGGCAACGGCCCAGGGGGCCACGGCAACTGTCCAGGCGGCGGCGGTTCAGGCGGCAGCGGTTCCGACGACAGCGGTTCAGACGGCAACGGGTCAGCGTGCGGCCCCCGGGAGCGGGCCACCGCCTCACCTGGCGACCGCCCGTGCGCTGGTCGACGTCATCTCGGGCAAGTGGGACCTGGCCATCATGATCGAGCTGTGGCCGGAGAGCCGGCGGCACGCGGAACTCGGGCGGGCGACCGGCGTGGAGCGCAAGCAACTCACCCGCGTGCTGCGCCGCCTGGAGGGTTCCGGTCTGGTGGACCGCACGGTCGAGACGGCGCAGTCGCCCGTGCGGGTGCGGTACGGGCTGACCGCCCGGGGACGGGAATTGCTGCGCAGCATCGATGAGTTGGCCCGTTGGTGGGCCACCGGTGACAGTGGGTCCGCGGCGCGGCTTTGCGGGTAG
- a CDS encoding class I SAM-dependent methyltransferase translates to MSHTPGSSLPTANSPSPAADSSRSTAGPASRAADHDALERLLLAAGARPEDTLRAVHETGAAQVVRIAVDELISRCLPHPELPDTPVQFDLRHEDRTHSHVLTVSGKGVSAAPGPDPTAPMWISYELSDLVRALYGPAGARAGRTRRTELRLGRDTTDTSDPESWIRRMHPVSDAVQVVLAALEPAPPALAELALRHRTDKWGPLHWFTPHYERHFAQLRDEPVRVLEIGIGGYDRADLGGGSLRTWKRYFRRGLIHGLDIFDKTGIDEPRITTLKGDQSDPDLLRDIADTYGPFDIVIDDGSHVSRHVITALTTLFPCLRPGGLYVVEDLQWAYAPGFGGTPDDLASPRGSTGFLKTLVDGLHHEDIPHRAGRRPGYLAEHVGAVHFYRGIAFLEKAANSEGAIPPWIPRSAVPPVEDAAHTEDDAHTGDDTHTGDDAQAAADSPWPPPGNGH, encoded by the coding sequence ATGAGCCACACTCCCGGCTCCTCATTGCCCACAGCCAACTCCCCATCTCCCGCCGCCGATTCCTCAAGGTCCACGGCCGGCCCCGCATCGCGCGCGGCCGACCACGACGCACTGGAGCGCCTCCTGCTCGCCGCCGGCGCCCGCCCCGAGGACACCCTCCGCGCGGTGCACGAGACCGGAGCCGCCCAAGTCGTCCGCATCGCCGTGGACGAGTTGATCTCCCGCTGCCTTCCGCACCCCGAACTGCCCGACACTCCGGTGCAGTTCGACCTGCGCCACGAGGACCGCACCCACAGCCACGTCCTCACCGTCTCCGGCAAAGGCGTGAGCGCGGCACCGGGCCCGGATCCGACGGCACCGATGTGGATCTCGTACGAACTCAGCGACCTGGTACGCGCCCTGTACGGCCCCGCAGGAGCCCGCGCGGGCCGCACCCGCCGCACCGAACTGCGCCTCGGCCGCGACACCACGGACACGAGCGACCCCGAATCCTGGATTCGCCGCATGCACCCGGTGTCCGACGCCGTCCAGGTGGTCCTGGCCGCCCTCGAACCCGCACCGCCCGCCCTCGCGGAACTCGCCCTGCGCCACCGCACCGACAAGTGGGGCCCCCTGCACTGGTTCACCCCGCACTACGAACGGCACTTCGCCCAGCTGCGCGACGAACCGGTGCGCGTCCTGGAGATCGGCATCGGCGGCTACGACCGGGCCGACCTCGGCGGCGGCTCGCTGCGCACCTGGAAGCGGTACTTCCGGCGCGGCCTCATCCACGGCCTCGACATCTTCGACAAGACCGGCATCGACGAGCCCCGCATCACCACCCTCAAGGGCGACCAGAGCGACCCCGACCTGCTGCGCGACATCGCCGACACCTACGGCCCCTTCGACATCGTCATCGACGACGGAAGCCACGTCAGCCGCCACGTCATCACCGCACTGACCACGCTCTTCCCCTGCCTGCGGCCCGGCGGCCTGTACGTCGTCGAGGACCTGCAATGGGCGTACGCCCCCGGCTTCGGCGGCACCCCCGACGACCTTGCCTCGCCACGCGGTTCCACCGGCTTCCTCAAGACCCTGGTGGACGGCCTGCACCACGAGGACATCCCGCACCGGGCCGGCCGCCGCCCCGGCTACCTGGCCGAACACGTCGGAGCCGTGCACTTCTACCGCGGCATCGCCTTCCTGGAGAAGGCGGCCAACTCCGAGGGCGCGATACCCCCGTGGATCCCCCGCTCCGCGGTCCCGCCCGTCGAGGACGCCGCGCATACCGAGGACGACGCACACACCGGGGACGACACGCATACCGGGGACGACGCGCAGGCAGCGGCCGACAGCCCCTGGCCCCCACCCGGCAACGGCCACTGA
- a CDS encoding nucleotide disphospho-sugar-binding domain-containing protein translates to MRVLFTMPKGLGHVFPLVSTAHALMGAGHDVLFATADAERAARAGLTCVDVAPPGIDSVYYDFMRERGVGFDLGMTGPDSDIGLYAEMFAAVSDALTDRAVTAALAWRPDLVVHTPSQGAGPLLAARLGVPAVEHGIGPGELPGLDAALFTHLSPAYRRHGLTGPPPPPAARLTVAPPSLSGPGPSDLVMRYVPYNGGGHLPAWLLTPPPRPRIAVTLGTVLPLFGGLKPLRRLAESAARHDLELVLATGDASPDGLGPVPQNVRVAGWVPLGPLLRTCAALVHHGGSGTTMTGLVAGVPQLIMPSGADQFTGAEAVRARGAGHVAALDDLDIGRVRDLLDDEATRKAALDVRDEITRLPSPADLVNNLLDLLT, encoded by the coding sequence GTGCGCGTGCTGTTCACCATGCCCAAGGGGCTCGGTCACGTCTTCCCGCTGGTCTCCACCGCCCACGCCCTCATGGGCGCGGGCCACGACGTCCTGTTCGCCACCGCCGACGCCGAACGCGCCGCCCGCGCCGGGCTGACCTGCGTCGACGTGGCACCACCCGGAATCGACTCCGTCTACTACGACTTCATGCGCGAACGCGGCGTGGGCTTCGACCTCGGCATGACCGGACCCGACAGCGACATCGGCCTGTACGCCGAGATGTTCGCCGCCGTCTCCGACGCCCTCACCGACCGGGCCGTCACCGCCGCTCTCGCCTGGCGGCCCGACCTCGTCGTGCACACCCCGTCCCAGGGTGCGGGGCCGCTGCTCGCGGCCCGGCTCGGCGTACCGGCCGTCGAACACGGCATCGGGCCCGGCGAGTTGCCCGGCCTGGACGCCGCCCTCTTCACCCACCTCTCCCCCGCCTACCGCCGGCACGGCCTGACCGGGCCGCCGCCCCCGCCCGCCGCCCGACTGACCGTCGCACCGCCGAGCCTGTCCGGCCCGGGACCGTCAGACCTCGTGATGCGCTACGTCCCCTACAACGGCGGCGGCCACCTCCCCGCCTGGCTCCTCACTCCCCCGCCCCGGCCCCGGATCGCCGTGACCCTCGGCACCGTACTGCCGCTGTTCGGCGGCCTGAAGCCACTGCGGCGCCTGGCCGAGTCGGCGGCCCGCCACGACCTCGAACTCGTCCTCGCCACCGGCGACGCGAGCCCCGACGGCCTCGGCCCGGTTCCGCAGAACGTGCGCGTCGCGGGCTGGGTGCCGCTCGGCCCGCTCCTGCGCACCTGCGCCGCGCTCGTCCACCACGGCGGCTCCGGCACCACCATGACGGGCCTGGTCGCCGGGGTGCCGCAGCTCATCATGCCGTCGGGCGCCGACCAGTTCACCGGCGCCGAGGCGGTACGCGCCCGGGGAGCGGGCCACGTCGCCGCCCTCGACGACCTGGACATCGGGCGCGTACGCGACCTCCTCGACGACGAAGCCACCCGCAAGGCGGCCCTCGACGTCCGCGACGAGATCACCCGCCTGCCCAGCCCCGCCGACCTCGTCAACAACCTTCTTGATCTGCTGACTTGA
- a CDS encoding glucose-1-phosphate thymidylyltransferase, which yields MKALLLAGGAGTRLRPLTHTMSKQLVPIANKPVLLHALDNLRDAGITEVGVIVGPHGDDVRTLVGDGTRLGLQITCIPQEEPLGLAHCVLISQDFLGRDDFVMYLGDNVVLGGVAHLLKQFRERRPDAMVMVSEVDDPSRYGVAVLGADGRVCAVAEKPRLAPSRLALVGTYVFGPSIHRAVRAIGPSARGEWEITDAIGWLIARGREVRADVFTGFWRDTGVIEGLLDCNRELLRTLPHSIEGYVDTASELVGDVVVEPGAVISRSRVVGPTVIGAGSTVVDSEIGPYTAVGTGCEVRATHVEDSIVMDGATLHEVRSVARSVIGRHSRVHSAPAARLIVGDHSRVAVVCP from the coding sequence ATGAAAGCGCTACTGCTCGCAGGAGGGGCAGGCACCCGCCTGCGCCCGCTGACCCACACCATGTCCAAGCAGCTCGTGCCCATCGCCAACAAACCCGTCCTGCTGCACGCCCTCGACAACCTGCGCGACGCCGGCATCACCGAGGTCGGCGTCATCGTCGGACCGCACGGCGACGACGTACGCACCCTCGTGGGCGACGGCACACGGCTCGGCCTGCAGATCACCTGCATTCCGCAGGAAGAACCGCTCGGCCTCGCCCACTGCGTACTGATCTCCCAAGACTTCCTCGGCCGGGACGACTTCGTCATGTACCTGGGCGACAACGTGGTCCTCGGCGGCGTCGCCCACCTGCTCAAACAGTTCCGCGAACGACGCCCGGACGCCATGGTCATGGTGAGCGAGGTCGACGATCCCAGCCGCTACGGCGTCGCCGTCCTCGGCGCCGACGGACGCGTCTGCGCCGTCGCGGAAAAGCCCCGGCTCGCACCGTCCCGGCTCGCACTCGTCGGCACGTACGTCTTCGGCCCCTCGATCCACCGCGCGGTGCGGGCCATCGGACCCAGTGCGCGCGGCGAGTGGGAGATCACCGACGCGATCGGCTGGCTGATCGCCCGCGGGCGCGAGGTGCGCGCCGACGTGTTCACCGGCTTCTGGCGCGACACCGGCGTCATCGAAGGGCTCCTCGACTGCAACCGGGAACTCCTCAGGACGCTGCCGCACAGCATCGAGGGGTACGTCGACACCGCCAGCGAACTCGTCGGCGACGTCGTGGTGGAACCCGGCGCCGTCATCAGCCGATCCCGGGTCGTCGGCCCGACGGTGATCGGCGCGGGCAGCACCGTCGTCGACAGCGAGATAGGTCCGTACACCGCGGTCGGGACGGGCTGTGAAGTGCGTGCCACGCACGTCGAGGACTCCATCGTGATGGACGGCGCCACCCTGCACGAGGTGCGTTCCGTCGCCCGCTCCGTCATCGGCCGGCACAGCAGGGTGCATTCGGCGCCGGCCGCCCGCCTGATCGTCGGCGACCACAGCCGGGTGGCGGTGGTGTGCCCATGA
- the rfbB gene encoding dTDP-glucose 4,6-dehydratase, which produces MNLLVTGGAGFIGSAFVRGLLDGRHPGHERAEVTVLDKLTYAGNPANLPLDHPRLRFVQGDLCDARLVDELLPGHEAVVHFAAESHVDRSLLGAEQFVLSNVLGTHHLLEASARHAVARVVHVSTDEVYGSTATGAWDEQCPLAPTSPYAVTKAASDLFAQSHWRTSGLEVVTTRCSNNYGPRQHPEKLIPRFVTTLLDGGQVPLYGDGLHVREWLHVEDHCHALRLVLDKGRPGEVYHVGGGTELTNRDLTTRLLDLCGADRASVRHVPDRKGHDRRYALDDTKLREELGYRPEVDFDEGLAAVVDWYRDNRDWWQPRHPPES; this is translated from the coding sequence ATGAACCTCCTGGTCACCGGGGGCGCGGGCTTCATCGGTTCGGCCTTCGTACGCGGCCTGCTCGACGGCCGGCACCCCGGCCACGAGCGCGCCGAGGTCACCGTCCTCGACAAACTGACGTACGCGGGCAACCCGGCGAACCTGCCCCTCGACCACCCCCGGCTGCGCTTCGTACAAGGCGATCTGTGCGACGCACGCCTGGTCGACGAGCTGCTGCCCGGACACGAGGCCGTGGTCCACTTCGCCGCGGAATCGCACGTCGACCGCTCCCTGCTCGGCGCCGAACAGTTCGTGCTCTCCAACGTCCTCGGCACCCATCACCTCCTGGAGGCGAGCGCCCGCCACGCCGTCGCCCGCGTCGTGCACGTCTCCACCGACGAGGTGTACGGCTCGACCGCCACCGGCGCCTGGGACGAGCAGTGCCCGCTCGCCCCCACCTCGCCGTACGCGGTCACCAAAGCCGCGAGCGATCTCTTCGCCCAGAGCCACTGGCGCACCTCGGGCCTGGAGGTCGTCACCACCCGGTGCAGCAACAACTACGGACCCCGCCAACACCCGGAAAAACTCATCCCACGCTTCGTCACGACCCTGCTCGACGGCGGTCAAGTCCCCTTGTACGGCGACGGATTGCACGTACGCGAATGGCTGCACGTCGAGGACCACTGCCACGCCCTGCGCCTCGTCCTGGACAAGGGCAGGCCCGGCGAGGTCTACCACGTCGGCGGCGGCACCGAACTGACCAACCGCGACCTCACGACCCGGCTCCTCGACCTGTGCGGCGCCGACCGGGCCAGCGTGCGGCACGTCCCCGACCGCAAGGGACACGACCGGCGCTACGCCCTGGACGACACCAAACTCCGCGAAGAACTCGGCTACCGACCCGAGGTCGACTTCGACGAAGGACTCGCCGCCGTCGTGGACTGGTACCGCGACAACCGCGACTGGTGGCAGCCCCGGCACCCGCCTGAGAGCTGA
- a CDS encoding dTDP-4-dehydrorhamnose 3,5-epimerase family protein, which produces MKPLSIEGAWSYDARVFHDERGSFHETFRSPQVRTVTGRDLPVEQVNCSVSRQGVIRGVHYADVPPGQGKYVMCLRGAVLDAVVDVRVGSPTFGAWETVELSEVNRRAVFLSEGLGHAFQALTDEATVLYLCSASYDPERERGIDPLDADLGIGWRQGLAPVLSARDTLAVSLAQAEREGLLPSYAECARARPLVP; this is translated from the coding sequence ATGAAGCCCCTTTCCATCGAAGGCGCGTGGTCGTACGACGCCCGGGTCTTTCACGACGAGCGCGGCAGCTTCCACGAGACGTTCCGGAGTCCGCAGGTGCGCACGGTGACCGGCCGGGATCTTCCGGTGGAGCAGGTGAACTGCTCGGTGTCCCGGCAGGGCGTCATCCGTGGGGTGCACTACGCCGATGTGCCGCCAGGGCAGGGGAAGTACGTCATGTGCCTGCGCGGTGCGGTTCTGGACGCCGTGGTCGACGTCCGGGTCGGCTCGCCCACCTTCGGGGCCTGGGAGACCGTGGAGCTCAGCGAGGTCAATCGGCGTGCGGTGTTTCTGTCGGAGGGGCTCGGGCACGCCTTCCAGGCGCTCACCGACGAGGCGACCGTGCTCTATCTGTGCTCGGCGTCCTACGACCCGGAGCGCGAGCGCGGCATCGATCCGCTCGATGCGGACCTGGGCATCGGCTGGCGGCAGGGTCTCGCTCCCGTGCTCTCGGCGCGGGACACGCTCGCGGTTTCCCTCGCGCAGGCGGAGCGCGAGGGGCTGCTTCCGTCGTACGCCGAGTGCGCGCGGGCCCGCCCCCTCGTTCCCTGA
- the rfbD gene encoding dTDP-4-dehydrorhamnose reductase, whose translation MRVLVTGADGMLGRQVCARLTEGGALVLPTGRGSLDITDRRAVRTALLDRRPDVVVNCAAWTAVDRAEREERAALAVNGRGPAHLAAACGQVRARLIHVSTDYVFHGTPADVGTPMPEHAEPDPRTAYGRTKLAGERAVRTLLPLSSAIVRTGWLYGAGGPNFVRTMAGSALAGRPVEVVADQYGQPTWTVDVADRIAALAAAPAHRARGIFHATSCGFATWHTFAREIYRLLGADPGLVAAVSSECLNRRAPRPIWSVLSHDAWARARLGPPRHWHAALAEALGRPGDPSGPLRRELLAAAGEPVGARTPHRTEC comes from the coding sequence ATGCGCGTGTTGGTCACCGGGGCCGACGGCATGCTCGGCCGGCAGGTGTGTGCCCGGCTCACCGAGGGCGGTGCCCTGGTGTTGCCGACCGGTCGGGGCAGCCTCGACATCACGGACCGGCGGGCCGTTCGTACGGCGCTGCTCGACCGGCGGCCCGACGTGGTCGTCAACTGCGCCGCCTGGACGGCCGTCGATCGCGCGGAGCGTGAGGAGCGGGCGGCGCTCGCCGTGAACGGGCGGGGTCCCGCTCATCTCGCCGCGGCCTGTGGGCAGGTACGGGCCCGGCTCATTCACGTCTCGACCGACTACGTCTTCCACGGCACCCCCGCCGACGTGGGCACCCCCATGCCCGAGCATGCCGAGCCGGACCCGCGTACCGCCTACGGCCGTACCAAACTCGCGGGCGAGCGGGCCGTGCGCACCTTGCTCCCGTTGTCCTCGGCGATCGTGCGCACCGGCTGGCTGTACGGCGCGGGAGGGCCCAACTTCGTGCGCACGATGGCTGGTTCGGCGCTGGCGGGGCGGCCGGTGGAGGTCGTGGCGGACCAGTACGGCCAGCCCACCTGGACCGTCGACGTCGCCGATCGGATTGCCGCGCTGGCCGCCGCGCCGGCCCACCGTGCCCGCGGCATCTTCCACGCCACCAGCTGCGGCTTCGCCACCTGGCACACCTTCGCGCGCGAGATCTACCGGCTGCTGGGCGCCGACCCCGGACTGGTCGCCGCCGTCTCGTCCGAATGCCTCAACAGGCGCGCGCCGCGGCCGATTTGGAGCGTGCTTTCCCACGATGCCTGGGCGCGGGCCCGCCTTGGCCCGCCCCGGCACTGGCACGCGGCCCTGGCCGAGGCGCTGGGCAGGCCGGGTGATCCGTCCGGTCCGCTGCGCAGGGAGCTGCTCGCGGCGGCGGGCGAGCCGGTAGGCGCCCGCACACCCCACCGAACGGAGTGCTGA
- a CDS encoding MFS transporter, giving the protein MTPHAGSQPSTSRPVAGQPAAPRARNAALALLTMAQFLVVIDASVINVALPPIAKSLHFTESSLSWVVNAYTLALGGLLLLGGRLADRLGRRRMFMAGLALFGVASLLGGLAPTAGWLIAGRALQGVGAALVSPAALSLLTVTFTEGKERNRALGIWGAATGAGGAAGVLLGGVITSGIGWRWVLFVNVPVSLVVALLALRLLAESAERGTAQGFGVTSAVTVTAGLCLVVYAAVDAESAGWGSAATLGGFAGGAVLIAAFLVLQARSRSPLMPLSIFRLPTLRGANVVALLLNLGLLAMFFFLSLYMGEVLHYDAMAIGVAYLPLTVSILVAANAAGRLAGSLGLRTTLVGGLACLFLGLAWFTRISAPGGSYAADLLGPCLLAGIGFGGAVVPLTIAAVHGAPAKDSGLASGLFNTTQQIGGALGLGILASVAATTTSRAGASSRAEALTEGFRAAFGVAAACVLLGIVAAFVLMAGRGDPLARHGEEAGAGAPAEAAPAHPAR; this is encoded by the coding sequence ATGACGCCACACGCCGGGAGTCAACCCTCCACGAGTCGTCCCGTCGCGGGTCAACCCGCCGCGCCCCGCGCCAGGAACGCCGCACTCGCCCTGCTGACGATGGCCCAGTTCCTCGTCGTGATCGATGCCTCGGTCATCAATGTCGCGCTGCCGCCCATAGCCAAGTCCCTTCATTTCACGGAGAGTTCGCTGTCCTGGGTGGTCAATGCCTACACGCTCGCGCTCGGCGGGCTGCTGCTCCTCGGCGGGCGGCTGGCCGATCGGCTCGGTCGGCGCAGGATGTTCATGGCGGGGCTCGCGCTGTTCGGTGTCGCCTCGCTGCTCGGGGGACTCGCGCCCACCGCCGGGTGGCTGATCGCCGGGCGGGCCCTGCAGGGGGTCGGTGCCGCGCTCGTGTCGCCCGCCGCCCTCTCGCTGCTCACCGTGACCTTCACGGAGGGCAAGGAGCGCAACCGGGCGCTGGGTATTTGGGGAGCGGCCACCGGCGCGGGTGGCGCGGCGGGCGTGCTGCTCGGTGGGGTCATCACTTCGGGGATCGGGTGGCGTTGGGTGTTGTTCGTCAATGTCCCCGTCAGTCTCGTCGTCGCCCTGCTGGCCCTGCGGCTGCTCGCGGAGTCCGCCGAGCGCGGCACCGCGCAGGGTTTCGGCGTCACCAGCGCGGTCACTGTCACGGCCGGTCTCTGTCTGGTCGTGTACGCCGCCGTGGATGCGGAGAGTGCGGGCTGGGGCTCGGCTGCCACCCTCGGCGGCTTCGCGGGGGGTGCGGTGCTGATTGCGGCGTTCCTCGTGCTGCAGGCGCGGTCGCGGTCGCCGCTCATGCCGCTGTCCATCTTCCGGCTGCCCACCCTGCGGGGTGCCAACGTGGTGGCCCTGCTGCTCAATCTGGGGCTGCTCGCGATGTTCTTCTTCCTCTCCCTCTACATGGGTGAGGTGCTGCACTACGACGCCATGGCGATCGGCGTGGCGTATCTGCCGCTGACCGTGAGCATTCTGGTGGCCGCCAACGCGGCCGGGCGGCTGGCCGGTTCGCTCGGGCTGCGGACCACTCTCGTCGGTGGCTTGGCCTGCCTCTTTCTCGGGCTGGCCTGGTTCACGCGGATCTCCGCGCCCGGTGGTTCGTACGCCGCCGATCTGCTCGGGCCGTGTCTGCTCGCCGGGATCGGGTTCGGCGGGGCCGTGGTGCCGTTGACGATCGCCGCCGTGCACGGGGCCCCGGCGAAGGACTCGGGGCTGGCCTCCGGGCTGTTCAACACGACCCAGCAGATCGGTGGCGCGCTCGGCCTCGGCATCCTCGCCTCGGTCGCGGCGACCACCACGAGCCGTGCCGGCGCGAGCAGTAGGGCGGAGGCGCTCACCGAGGGATTCAGGGCGGCGTTCGGTGTCGCGGCGGCCTGCGTGCTGCTGGGCATCGTCGCCGCGTTCGTGCTGATGGCCGGTCGCGGGGACCCTTTGGCGCGGCACGGCGAGGAGGCGGGCGCGGGTGCGCCGGCGGAGGCCGCGCCGGCCCATCCGGCCAGGTGA
- a CDS encoding SDR family NAD(P)-dependent oxidoreductase gives MSTSASRLLDGRTALVTGASRGIGAACARALGRAGAAVAVNYLTSAGPAAQVVRDIEDLGSKAVAVQGDVSDFAAATALVDQAVGMLGDIDVLVCNAAGPGSFVHGPVVDAGDTIEQQVVTQLRATTHLCRLLVPAMRARRSGSIVFIGSTESRSSAPAVPHVAVAKATQDALMRVLAAELGPEGIRVNTVAPGLVATDGSAAALTPQLIEAVTGSTALRRLGQAADVADAVVALASDLSRHITGAYVPVDGGLAMH, from the coding sequence ATGAGCACTTCCGCCAGCCGTCTCCTCGACGGCCGTACGGCCCTCGTCACCGGCGCGAGCCGGGGCATCGGCGCCGCCTGCGCCCGGGCCCTCGGCCGTGCCGGAGCCGCGGTCGCCGTCAACTACCTGACCAGCGCGGGACCCGCCGCCCAAGTGGTGCGCGACATCGAGGACTTGGGATCCAAGGCCGTCGCCGTACAGGGCGACGTCAGCGACTTCGCGGCCGCGACCGCCCTCGTCGACCAGGCCGTCGGCATGCTCGGCGACATCGATGTCCTGGTCTGCAACGCCGCAGGGCCGGGCAGTTTCGTGCACGGCCCCGTGGTCGACGCGGGCGACACCATCGAGCAGCAGGTGGTCACCCAACTTCGGGCCACGACACACCTGTGCCGGCTCCTCGTCCCCGCCATGCGGGCGCGCCGCAGCGGCAGCATCGTCTTCATCGGCTCCACCGAGTCCCGCAGCAGCGCGCCGGCGGTGCCCCATGTGGCGGTGGCGAAGGCCACCCAGGACGCGCTGATGCGGGTGCTCGCCGCGGAACTCGGCCCCGAGGGCATCCGGGTCAACACCGTCGCACCGGGACTCGTGGCCACCGACGGCAGCGCCGCCGCCCTCACCCCGCAGCTCATCGAGGCCGTCACCGGCAGCACCGCACTGCGCAGGCTCGGCCAGGCCGCGGACGTGGCCGACGCGGTCGTGGCCCTCGCCAGCGATCTCAGCCGCCACATCACCGGGGCGTACGTCCCTGTCGACGGAGGCCTCGCCATGCACTGA
- a CDS encoding TetR/AcrR family transcriptional regulator — MPASRPEISDVSKARGPRYRQEARQRLLSAARIVFQEVGPEAPLDSIARQAGVGIATLYRRFPSREDLIREVCLDVMREVTRTVETALRDEPDAYTALVRVLHHCVATHSAGLLPVAAGRFRSTAEIRTTVDAYLAALTVLLEHARREGTLKADVNHVDVLLLLTLISRPLPGLDAPLTRRLAHRFASLLGPSLAQPSGELPGPVLEQGALDALWNGAGVMSGRADDDA; from the coding sequence ATGCCTGCTTCGCGCCCCGAGATCAGCGATGTCAGCAAGGCCCGCGGCCCGCGCTACCGCCAGGAGGCGAGGCAGCGGCTGCTCAGCGCGGCCAGGATCGTCTTCCAGGAGGTCGGCCCCGAGGCGCCGCTCGATTCGATCGCCAGGCAGGCGGGCGTGGGCATCGCCACGCTGTACCGCCGCTTCCCGTCCCGCGAGGACCTGATCCGTGAGGTCTGCCTGGATGTGATGCGCGAGGTCACCCGGACCGTCGAGACGGCCCTGCGCGACGAGCCGGACGCCTATACGGCGCTGGTGCGCGTCCTGCACCACTGCGTCGCGACCCACTCCGCGGGCCTGCTGCCCGTCGCCGCCGGCCGCTTCCGCTCGACGGCGGAGATCCGCACGACGGTCGACGCCTACCTGGCCGCGCTCACCGTGCTGCTCGAACACGCCCGCCGCGAAGGCACGTTGAAGGCCGACGTGAACCACGTCGACGTCCTGCTCCTGCTCACCCTGATCTCCCGCCCCCTGCCCGGCCTCGACGCTCCCTTGACCCGCCGCCTGGCCCACCGCTTCGCATCCCTCCTCGGCCCGAGCCTCGCCCAGCCGAGCGGCGAGCTGCCGGGGCCGGTGCTGGAGCAGGGCGCGTTGGACGCACTGTGGAACGGGGCGGGGGTGATGAGCGGCAGAGCCGACGACGACGCGTGA